In Phyllopteryx taeniolatus isolate TA_2022b chromosome 22, UOR_Ptae_1.2, whole genome shotgun sequence, one DNA window encodes the following:
- the btg1 gene encoding protein BTG1, with protein MHTLCARGTMKPEINAAVGFLSRFLRVKGHVNDRQVQTFSQSLQDILSEQYKHHWFPDRPCKGSGYRCIRINHKMDPLVGQAGQRIGLTIQQLYMLLPSELTLWVDPFEVSYRIGEDGSICVLYESQPVPAVMQGTVVASSPSGSGGSGSPMVDSHISCKEELMVLGRASPSKTYNMMTVSS; from the exons ATGCATACCCTTTGTGCCCGGGGAACCATGAAACCAGAGATCAACGCCGCCGTGGGATTTTTGTCGAGATTTCTGCGGGTAAAAGGACACGTAAACGATCGACAAGTCCAAACATTCAGCCAGAGTCTACAGGACATTTTGTCAG AACAATACAAGCACCACTGGTTCCCAGACAGGCCCTGCAAAGGTTCAGGGTACCGCTGCATCCGCATCAACCACAAGATGGATCCTCTGGTGGGGCAGGCGGGCCAGCGCATCGGCTTGACCATCCAGCAACTCTACATGCTTCTGCCCAGCGAGCTCACACTCTGGGTGGACCCCTTCGAGGTGTCCTACCGCATCGGCGAGGACGGCTCTATCTGTGTCCTGTACGAGTCACAGCCTGTGCCAGCAGTCATGCAAGGAACGGTGGTCGCCAGCTCACCCTCAGGGAGCGGTGGCTCAGGGAGCCCCATGGTGGACAGTCACATAAGCTGCAAGGAGGAACTGATGGTGCTGGGCAGAGCCAGTCCCTCCAAAACCTACAACATGATGACTGTGTCCAGTTAA